ATCTGTTACGGTAATCGCGACTGTCTGCGACGACGACGTGTTGCTTCCGTCGGATACGGTCAGGCTTAATGTGTAGCTGGTCGTCGTTTCGAAGTCGAGGTTGCTGTTGTCCGCGACAGTGATTGCGCCCGTACTGCTATTGATCGCAAATATTCCGTCCGCATTGCCGCTGGTGATCGTCCAACTGCTGAAGGTGGTTCCGGCATCAGCATCCGTAACGGCCACCATACCCAATGATGCGCCATTGCCTGCCGCTTCACTCACACTGAAAGTCTGGCCGCCTGTGATCACCGGTGTGCTGTCGTTCACATCCGTCACGGTAATCGCCACTGTCTGCGACGACGACGTATTGGCCCCGTCGGATACGGTCAGACTCAGCGTGTAGCTGGTCGTCGTTTCGAAATCGAGGTTGCTGTTATCGGCAACGGTAATCTCGCCCGTGCTGCTGTTGATCGCGAAAATGCCGTCCACATTACCACCAGTGATCGTCCAGTTGCTAAACGTGGTTCCGGCATCAGCATCCGTGGCCGCCGCCGTTCCCAGCGATGTGCCATTTGACGCCACTTCGCTCACGTTGAAGGTCTGACCGCCGGTGATCACCGGTGCATTGTTGTTTAAGCCGGTGACGGTAATTGAGACTGTTGCCGTATCAGAGTTGCCGCCGTTTGTGGCGGTGTAGCTAAACGTGTCAACTCCCGTAAAGCCACTTTGCGGTGTGTAAGTAAACGACCCATTGCCGTTCAGGGTGACGTCGCCAATTGTGGCAGATGTGTCCAGGTTTGATGCGGTCAACGTGCTTGCTGCAGCAGTTGCAGTAGATTCGTAATTGGTATGGATGCTGCCGGACGGCAATGCCGATTCGTACAACCGAACGGCTGCGATTTCGCCCTGAAAGTTTGAGGTATTCGACGTCGCTGTCTCACCATTCACCGCCCCCAGTCCGCTGGCGTCCGCATTTGCCCAAGAAGTCAGTCCAGCGACATCCATAACGGAATCGACGAGGTGCCCATTCACATACAGATAGACGTCTGGCACAGCCGACGCATTGTCGATAACTGCCATCACCTGAATGAATTCGTCCGCGGCAATCTCAGTTGCCAGGTCGTATGTTGCCAGAGCCGTCGTGCTGCCTTTCTGAACCAGTAATTCCAGCGTGGCCCCATTCAGCGACAAGGACGTCCCCTGTCCGTTTCCACCTGTTTCGAAAATGATTTCCTGCCCGATGGCATCGGTCGGGTTGAACCAGATCTCAAAACTGGCCGGATCGTCGGTGGGGTTTCCGGCGATATCGGCATAGGCCGCTGTTGTTCCGCCGCCCGTGCCATCGAAGACCCATGCCGCCTGAATATTGCTGAGTGATGTCGTTGGGGAAGTTGTGTAGGTAACGCCACCACCACTGAAGTCCCAGTCATAACCGTTGGTTCCGGTACCGCTACTCCAAACATTGTCCCCATCGTTGTCGGTCGCAGCTGTGTACCCCAATGTATTGCCAGCCGTCGCTGCGGGCCCCTGAGCATCGTTCAACAGGACTCCGGCAGCGGAGATGTTTAGCGACACGTCTTCCATGGTTGAATAGGTGTCATCACTAGCTGTGACGGCCAGGTCGTATCGCAGTTGGTGAACAACAGGGCCAGTGCTTTCCACCGGCCCGTCGCCACTCCACAAAACCAGGATATCGTCGATGTTCCGCATCGCGACCGATGTATCCTGTTGATTGCCGTTCACATTCACGTTAACGATCTGTCGAGCCTGTAGGGCCGCTTGAGAGGGATCAAAGCGGCGAATGAACACGGCGCTGCCATCCCCATCTCCATTGTCTGTCCCTTCAAACACGATCGCAAAGTTGCCCGCATCATCCATGGCGATTGACGGGGACGTGTGATCGATGCCAGCCCCGGCGCTGACATTCACGTACTCGATGCCCCCTGTAATATTGTTGCCATCGTGATCGAATTTAGCGGCCCAGACACCTGCGTTAACACCGGCAATTCCACTTGATCGATATGTCACCACAGAATTGCCGGAAGCATCCATTGCCACTGCCGGCCTTGTGTCATTAGAGAGGGCACTGCCAAGCATCACGTCATTGTGTGTCGCTAAACCATCAGCATCGAAGTGCCTCACATAAGTGCTGCCGCTGCGTTCGTGCGCAATCACGAATTGTCCGGCGTCGTTCATGGCCACAGCCGCATTGGTCTGAGCCCCACCGTCCGTTGCAGCGGTTGTCACGTCCGCAACATCTTTGGCGGTGCCGTCTGCGTTGAATCGCCGATGGAACACATCGCTATTCAGCGGACCATCACCTTCCCACGCGATAACGAATTCGCCCGTCGCACCACTCATTGCAATGACGGAATCTTTTTGGGTTCCCGTATTTGCCGAGTTGGCTCGTATCTCGTTTGAGAGTGCTGTTCCGTTCGCGGCGAAGCGACGGAAGTACACACTAGCTGCCGTGCCGTCCTGGTTCAGACTGGTCCACGTGACGATAAAATTGCCCGCGTCATCGGACGCGACTCTGGCCCATTTCTGGTCGTCGGCCATGATTTGGTTGACCAGGATTTCGTCGGTCGTCGCATTACCGCCTGCGTCAAAACGCTGAGCGAACACGCCCCAGCCGCTGCCATCATGTCCGAGGCCTGACCAGGTCTTCACGTAACTGCCGTCAGCCGCCACCGCAATCGCATTTTGACTGCCTCGATCTTCCGCTGCTGATGACCGCGTGGTCCCCGCGACGACTTCAAAAGCACCGATGTCCGGATTCGCATCACGCGTGACCCCACGTTGATCAACGGTGGGCGCACCGGTTGTGGTTCCATTGTTGATCGCTGTGCTGCCAGTTTGAAGCATGTAAGCTGAGGTCTGCCCGCCATTCGACGTCAAAGTCGAACGGATCAGCGGATCAACGCCAATCTGATCCCCGGTCCCTGCAAGTCCGGCACTGCCATCACTGTCTATGTTGAACCCACCGGAATTAAGCGCCCTGTTTACATTCTGCGATGTCGGACTGTGCACAATGGTATTAGTGATCGTGACTTCGCCACCGTCCTTATCGAAAATGCCTCCACCGTCGGGGGCAACGTTATAAGCGATCGTGGAGTTGACAATGGTGATCTCTTTGTCCGTCCAAATGCCGCCGCCTTCCGAAGCTGCCGTGTTGTTGCCGATCGTAACATTGATCACGGCACCTCCGTCTGCACCGTGAAAGTAAATCCCCGCCCCTTTGTCCGCTGAGTTGCCGGCAATCAGAACTCGATCAAGATTCAGGGTTCCATGAACGTGGATCGCTCCGCCGTCGCCAGACTGGCCGTTGTTATTTATGACGGCGGAATCCGTCAGGTTTAGAGTGCTTGAGTCGTCGACAAAGATTCCTGCCCCGTTGTTTGATGCAATCCCGTTTTGAATGGTGACCCCGGATATAGTGACAACAGTCGAATTATTCTGCACGTGAAAGACCCGGTCGAAGGCATTGCCGTCAATGATGGTCGATCCAGCACCACCGCCGATTACAGTGACACTCTCCAGGATGTCCAGGTCTCCCTCGTTGCCGTTGTCGTCGCCCGCTGAACCAAGCGACAATGTGTAGGTGCCGTTGCCCAGCAGAATCGTGTCACCACCGCTGCCCGAATTGGCCTGCAAGATCGCTTCTCGCAGCGAAGTAACGCCATCACCGCCATCGATGGTATCGTCAGTCGTATCAACGGTGATCGTCGCCAGTTTGCCTTCCCAGTTCGCCTGGAGATCGGCAGTAAAGGCGACTGACGTTTCGATTTCGCCGATCGCATATTCCAGATCCCAGTCGCCACCGTATTTGGCGTGGCCCGTGTCGTCATCACTGGCTGCGACGTCGGTCCCCAACAGCGTGTTCAGGGATTCCGTCAGAGCGATCCCCTTATCTGACGCAGCCAGATCGCAGCCATAAATCAGCAGGTCCGCTCCTTCGGTCAATGAATGCTGCCATGTGACCAGTTCTGCCGCGTGACGGGAGATATTCTTTTGGCTTAGTACGCTGGTGCCGAGGAGTATTTCGCCGTCTTCACCGTGTGACACCAGATGGATGGCGGACACTCCGCTTCGCTCACCCAAAGCGTCCGTGATCTGGCTAATTCCGTCGCGGCGAGGATCCAGAACAAGAATCTCGAAGTTACGGTCCATTTGCGACGTCAGGTCGGCCACGAGCTGTTCGTGATCGTTGGCCGACGGATCGATGACCACCAACTCCACACTGTGTTGAGCTTCCACGCTGTGTTGAGCGGCCGTGTCGTGCGGAGCAGTTTCTTCGCTTTGCTGCGCGTCTTCGCTGTGTGAGTGAGGACCAGCCACTGCGACTTCTTCAGCCGCCGGAGCATCACCTTCCTGCGCGTCAACAACATCCACCGGTTCCGCCACCACGGCCGCTGGCGAAGCACTCATAAGAATGCGTTGCTCGAGCTGCACCAACTGCGGCAGGTGCATTGCTTCCGTCGGATCGTCACGTAACCCGCTCCGTACCGCGCTGAGTGCTTCGTCCAGCAGCAGACGCGTTTTCTTTCGCAGGTTGTTGTAGTGAAGAGTCATAGGTGGGCATTTCGAGATTATTCAACTCTAAAACCTAAACCATGCGACTCCCCTGCGCCCGACTTTTTGCCACGTATTCCCCAAGCCACATACCGAAACATTTGCCCAAGTCGGAACAAGTAGACTAACCAGCAGCCGCGACCCTGACGCCAATTGAAAGCAACGGCTGGCGTGAAACCATTGCCCCCCACACACGTGAAAGATTAGTACTAGCCCGCAAAATCGGAGAATCCGTCGTCAGCGACTGGCATCGGGATACGGAAGTGGCTTCGATATATCCACACAGCGCGTGATATGGCTGTGATCAGGAACGGAGGCCAGTCGATGGATGTGAATTCACGGTCGAAAAAACAGCAACGACGGATCGGCAAATATGTTCTTCTCGAACGCCTGGGTTTCGGCGGCATGAGCCGTGTGTTTTCTGCAATTGCCGACGACACGCAAGGCAAAGTTGCACTGAAGATCACGCCAGTTGATAACAACAGCGATGTTGAATTTATCGACTTCCAGCGTGAAGTGGCGATCGGCCGTCGTCTGCAACACCCACACGTTGTCTCTGCGATCGAGTGCGGCTGCTGTGATGGACGCCTGTTCCTGGCGATGCCAATCGTGGAAGGAGCCACACTGTCGAATATGACTCGCCTGCGAGACCCGTTACGAAAGCCAGCGTCGCAGCGTTCGCGTGTTTTCGATGACGAATGGGCGCTACCGTGGGTCGAAGGCAACTGGCCACACCTGGCTCGCATCGCCGCACAGCTATCAAGTGCGTTGGCCGCCTGTCATGCGGCTGGGGTAATCCATCGCGACATCAAACCGAGCAACATCCTGATGGACCGCGACGGCGATGTGTTCCTGGCAGACTTCGGGTTAGCCGTGATGCACGGACAGCCGTCACGTTTCGAGGTGACAAACAAAGACGGAACTGCTCGTTACCTACCACCAGAAGTATTCAGTAAACAGCGCGATGGACGCAGCGACATTTATTCGCTGGGCCTGACATTGCATGAACTCGCGACTGGACGCAAACCGTGGGGCAATATTCACCACGAAGTCATTCGAGCCACCCGAACAGAATTTCGTGTGCCATCCGTTCGCAGTATTCGACCTGAGGTACCGATAGAACTGGCTGCGTGTATCGACCAGGCCGCTGCGGACAAACCGGGGCGGCGCTTCCAGACGGCGGATGCGATGCAACAGGCATTTCTGGCCGCGGCGAGCCGCATGCCATCCGACCGACTTGTGGCGCCGATCAAAATCGCCAGCAAGTCGATTGCTCGCTAATCGCGAGCTTCAACGCCACGGCACATTTCGATCCCGCTGCGCACGGTTCGCCCTTCCGTGCCGGTACAGGCAGAAACTGGGGATTGTTACACAACGCTACTTTCGGGCAGTGCACGGGAGCCCCCATTCTGCATTGCCACGCAAAGCGCAAGGGATCATCGAAAGAGTCAGGCAGTGCCAGGAGGCATTTCCACCTCCGCTTTGACGGGGCGTCTTCCGACCTTGACCAGCATTACTCAGCGGCGGCCGCTTCTTTGCGTTCTTCGGCGGCAGCTTCGCGCTCTTCCACTTCTTTTACGGCGTTGATGCGGCGTTTCAGAGTTCGCACATCGGCGTCCAGACTGCGCCATTTGGGATCAGTTTTTCGCTTGTCGGCTGGAACTTTGTCGGCGTCCAACTGCTTTTCCCGCGCCGCTCGCTTTTGTTCGGCCAGCTTGACTTGTCGTTCGATGCGTTCGCGGTCCATGGTACAGCTACGTTATTCTGAGGATTGGGAAGACTGCCAGACCGCGATTCGGGTCGGCGTGTCAAAATTGAAGGCGGGCATTGTGGCAACATCGAACCGCTTGTTCAACGTGAAAATCAACGTTTCGCCGCATTCCCGACTTTGCCGCGAATTCTGCTATCATCCGCCCATCAACCTCAGAAACCCGTTCAGGAAGAAAACGTGTCTCCGCCGTCCACTTCGCCGCACCAAAGTCGCCTCCAATTTGCACTCGATGTCACTGAAAAGGCCACCAAACTGATTCTTGGCCACTACCAGTCCCAAACGCTGGGAATCGAATCCAAAGCCGACGATTCGCCAGTCACCGTGGCGGATCGAGGTGCGGAAACGCTGATCCGAGACGCTCTGGCAGAAAAATTCCCCGACGACGGAATCCTGGGCGAGGAATTCGACGACGTCGCTGGCAGCAACGGCTACCGCTGGATTCTGGACCCAATCGACGGCACCAAGCCGTTTATTTACGGCGTGCCGTTGTTCGGAACGCTGGTCGGCATCGAATTTGAAGGTCGCATGGTGGCCGGAGTTTGCCGCTTTCCAGCCTTAAACGAAGTCGTCTATGCCGCAGAAGGGGACGGAGCGTGGTGGCAAATCGGCGATGGCGAACCCGCGAAGGCAGCCGCTTCTACAGAAACCGACATTGCTCAGGCACGCCTGATGTTCACGGAGCCGACGGGGGATCTGCGGTGTGGTCGAGGCGACGTGTTGCCGAAGTTTCTGAAACAGGTGCGGATCGCCCGCGGCTGGGGCGACTGCTATGGCCATATGTTGGTGGCCACGGGCCGAGCCGACATCGCGTTGGATCCGCAGATGTCACCTTGGGACATCGCCGCCCTGATCCCCATCGTGCGAGAAGCAGGCGGCAGTTGCACAGACTGGAAGGGCAACGAATGCGTCACAACCGGCGACGGCGTTTCGATCGCGCCCGGTCTGAAGTCCACAGTTCTGGAAATGCTGCGTGACGCGCCGCCGCTGACAACGGGTTAGCTTCCCCGACGGCAGCGGCTTGATCAAAATTGCAGCACCAGCTTTTGAGTTTCCTTCAACGTGCGCGAACGAATGAATACGGTGTCTCGCACGGTCGCATCCGCACTGACAATCGGAACTACAAATCTGGCGTAGCCGTTGTTGATGGGAAGAGCTCCCTGCATGGAACCAGGAATCGGCTTACGATAGCCGTCGCTGCCCACCACCACGCCCTGCAAGTCCGACAGATCGTAGCGTTGAATATTCTTCGGCAGCCGCACCTGAATAATGATCCGATACGGTTCGCCGGCTTTGGGTGTCGACGGTTCGGTCCAGACAGAAAAACTGCCTTCCGAAACCGCTGACGGCGGCGCGGGGTTGTAGTCTCCAAACGCAGACGCAGCCGCCGACTGTTTAGCAGCACTGTCGTTACTGCTTGAAGCACTGCTGGATGATTCCGGCGGCGGATCGGTGGCCACTTCGCTGACGAGGTCCGGATTCAACTCCAGCTTTTCCTCTTCCATTTCCGTGACGTCCGGTTCCTCTTCAGGCATGGATTCCGGTTCGGCTTCCGGCTGAAGTTCGGGCTCCGGCGATACGACTTCGAAGGTGGCAACTTCTGTTTCAACGGTCTCAGCGAACGTTGCGTCGATCAGCAAACTGACCGCGTTTTCCGGCCCATGCACCACGATGGCGGCCATCAGCAGGAACAGCAACCAGTGAACGTAGAATGTTGTAAACCACGTCGTCCAGCGATGATTCGCGACCACTCGCTTAAACCATTCGCGATACGTTTCTGGTTCTGGCGGCGGAGGATCAATCACCTGAAAGTCGCCCACCGCAGCGCTGGTGAGCGACTTTGACGCGACAACTCGCCCATCACCCGACGCCGTTTTCTTGCGCTCAGTCTTTGTCGAAACCTCAAAGGCGGCGAAGTCAGTCGCGACGGCCGCAGGCGCATGTCGCGCTGCAGACGTTTTGCGACTCGCGCGCCGTTTGGCGTCGCGGTCCTTACTCGACCGACTCGATTCAAGGTAAGCCGGCTTGAAGTCGGCTTCAGAAAACCGTGGCGCGGTGGTCGCATCAGTTTTGCCAGCCGGCTTGTCCGAGGCCGAAGAATGGTTCGTTTTTGCGCTGGCGGCCAGTTCTGTAACCGTCAGCTGCACGACGGCTTGTTCGGCTCTTTCCGCCACGATGTTGCTGCGGATTCGTTCTAGCCGGCGGCGACGCTTTTCTGCGGACAACCCGGTCTTTGGCGTGAGTCGATTCAGCCCACCGCCGGTATTCGCGCCTTCTCTGTGTGATGAAGTGTGACGCGACGAACGATCTTTAACGGGCTCCTGTGCAAACAGCATGTCAACATCTTGAGTTCTTGACTGGATCACGGCAATAGTCCTTATTGCGAATGGCTTTGACGTCTTTATCTGCGCACAAAGGTAAATTCACGCGAACGGCGAATACCTTCGGGGAGCTTCCGGAACTGTTTGGCGATTCGGAATCGACGCACTTCGTCCGGCGAATCCAGAAACACAATTACCAGGTGATACACACTGCCAGGTATTGAATCTTCGTTGCCAAAGTTCACTCGCCCGGCAAACGCATTGCCGCGAGCACCCACCATTTGCTGCACCCACCAGTGGTCGTCGGGAAGGCCGGACCGCACCAGCGCAATCGGAAATCCGGTCGTGCGTGTCACGGCAACAAGGTTTTCAATTTTTGAAACGGGTCGCGATTCCAGCGGCTGCTGCAGGATGATGTCCACGACTTCCGCCGGCGTTTCTTCGCCCAATCCGGGAGCGAACGGGTTAATCATTCGAGGGCTCTCAATGACCGGTGCATCCTGAGACGGCGTGACCTCAGTCTTGTCCGGCCGGCGTGAACGACGGCGACGTGATCGACTTTCCGACGTTGCTGATTTCTCATCACCCTGCCGAACACCGACGTCGTCAGAACGAGGTGCGGCTGGCGACGTGACGGTTTTTGATGAGCCGCCAAGATTGCTGGCAACCCCGCCGACCATCGACAAGTGTCCGGTGGCATCAAATGCCGACGGTGGGCTGATTTCTGGTTCTACAAACGGTTCTTCGTCGGCATCGTCTTCCGCCATCACGACGTCTTTCGCAGAAGCCACGACATCGGCGGGTGCAGTTCGATCCTCGACATCGGCGTAAGTTGGCAGAGGCAGGTCGCTGTCGAATGGTGATTCGATGTTCCGCTCGGGTGTTGGTGTCGGAACATGCCCGCCGCCGGTGTGCTTTGATGAGACCGCATCAGCAGCAGCCATCGCCATGACAGCGTCGGTGTCAGACTGCTTCTGCGGCGTGGTCGGTCGCAGATAAGTCGCCGTGCTGTCGGACGTAGTTGACGGTGTGTTCAAAACCGGAGGCAACGCTGCCATCCGCGTATCCGCTTGCGGCGGAACCACGGGCGGCCGCGCAGGCGCCACAACAGCAGGCGATGATGGCGGCGGAACGGTAACTGAAGCTGGTGGCGAAGCGGTATTCGCCATGACGCTGTCGAAGTTTGCGGATGCGTCGACGGAACCATGGACAGTGGCGTCAAGCACAATATTCGACGAGTCTTCGGCCAGCAGTGCGTCGAGTTCCCGATCGGCTGGGTCTTGTAGACACAGCAACAGGCACAGCGGCGCGATCGTCATAAATACGACGGCCAGTCCTGTGATATGTGGGTAGTATTTAGGCTTCAACAAAACAGGCCCTTCTTCCGAGTTCGCTTTCACAATGGGTGAAATCACTCTGGGCAACAATACCCGCTGGTTGCCGTGCTTCCGTAGCTAAAGCCCGCCAATCGACTCGTTTCGCCTCAGATGCGGCCGGTCCGCGAAACCACGAAGTCCCTCCGCATTACCGCGAGTCTTCCGCCTGTAGCGACGATGCGGGGGCGGGGCGGCCCGCCAGCCGGTTAGAGCTGACGCTCTGAAGAGAAGTTGGCGTTCCCGTTGGTCACTTGCCGGAACGGGTCAGCACTGGGGGGGGAATCGATGCCACAACCCGCGACCAACGGGAGCAACGCCGGCGATTCAGCCTTCGCCCGGCTCACCTGCCAACCACTCAAACCGCCCGCCGGTGCGTACCGGCACCGGTTAGAGCTGACGCTCTTAAGAGGAGTTGGCGTTCCCGGTGGTCACTTGTCGCAACAGTTCAGCGCTGGGGAAAATGATGCCACCTCCCGCGACCAACGGTAGCAACGCCGGCGATTCAGCCTTCACCCGGCTCACCTGCTCCCCACGCCATCCGCCTGCCGGGGCGGCCCGGCACCGGTTAGAGCTGACGCTCTGAATAGAAGTTGGCGTTCCCGATGGTCACTTGTCGCAACAGTTCAGCGCTGGGGCAGATCGATGTCACAACCCGCGACCAACGGGAGCAAAGCCGGCGATTCAGCCTTCGCCCGGCTCACCTGCCAACCACGCAAACCGCCCGCCGGGGCGGCCCGGCACCGACAAAGGCGGCGATGGCTTCTAGATTTTTGGCGTAGGTGCGCATGTCGATGACAGGCAATCGTTCGGGCTGATGCTTCATCTTTCCTGACTCAACCCACGCACCGCGGTCGTCAAGCTGATCGATCGCCTGTTGCGCCTTTTTTTCGACCGACGCTGTCAGCTTTACCGGACGGCTTGGTTGAAACTCAGGCCTATCCCCCGCCGCCACAGACTTTTGCAGCTTGTTTAACTGACGTTCCAGCGAATCCAGTTTGGAACCGACCTTGAAGGCGTAATGAGTCGGCATGTCGGCGTCGCTGTCGGTCAGCTTGTAGTCCACGGTAAAATACAGCGGCCGATTTGTCTGCAGTTCGTAAAACCGAGCCAGCCGGCCGTCGGGGAGAAGCGATCGGCGATAGTAGTCGATCGCGGCCGGCAGAGTTTCGATAAACTTTTCTTTGCCGGTGTATTCGTAGAGCTTTAACAATGACCTCATGACCGTCTGTGATTCGCCGCCCGTGATTGAAGCTGGTTCAAACTTGCGTGCCCACGCGGGATGCATGTCGCGGTTGTATTGTTGAGCCCAGCCGGGCTGCGGTTCCGG
This DNA window, taken from Fuerstiella marisgermanici, encodes the following:
- a CDS encoding cadherin domain-containing protein, encoding MTLHYNNLRKKTRLLLDEALSAVRSGLRDDPTEAMHLPQLVQLEQRILMSASPAAVVAEPVDVVDAQEGDAPAAEEVAVAGPHSHSEDAQQSEETAPHDTAAQHSVEAQHSVELVVIDPSANDHEQLVADLTSQMDRNFEILVLDPRRDGISQITDALGERSGVSAIHLVSHGEDGEILLGTSVLSQKNISRHAAELVTWQHSLTEGADLLIYGCDLAASDKGIALTESLNTLLGTDVAASDDDTGHAKYGGDWDLEYAIGEIETSVAFTADLQANWEGKLATITVDTTDDTIDGGDGVTSLREAILQANSGSGGDTILLGNGTYTLSLGSAGDDNGNEGDLDILESVTVIGGGAGSTIIDGNAFDRVFHVQNNSTVVTISGVTIQNGIASNNGAGIFVDDSSTLNLTDSAVINNNGQSGDGGAIHVHGTLNLDRVLIAGNSADKGAGIYFHGADGGAVINVTIGNNTAASEGGGIWTDKEITIVNSTIAYNVAPDGGGIFDKDGGEVTITNTIVHSPTSQNVNRALNSGGFNIDSDGSAGLAGTGDQIGVDPLIRSTLTSNGGQTSAYMLQTGSTAINNGTTTGAPTVDQRGVTRDANPDIGAFEVVAGTTRSSAAEDRGSQNAIAVAADGSYVKTWSGLGHDGSGWGVFAQRFDAGGNATTDEILVNQIMADDQKWARVASDDAGNFIVTWTSLNQDGTAASVYFRRFAANGTALSNEIRANSANTGTQKDSVIAMSGATGEFVIAWEGDGPLNSDVFHRRFNADGTAKDVADVTTAATDGGAQTNAAVAMNDAGQFVIAHERSGSTYVRHFDADGLATHNDVMLGSALSNDTRPAVAMDASGNSVVTYRSSGIAGVNAGVWAAKFDHDGNNITGGIEYVNVSAGAGIDHTSPSIAMDDAGNFAIVFEGTDNGDGDGSAVFIRRFDPSQAALQARQIVNVNVNGNQQDTSVAMRNIDDILVLWSGDGPVESTGPVVHQLRYDLAVTASDDTYSTMEDVSLNISAAGVLLNDAQGPAATAGNTLGYTAATDNDGDNVWSSGTGTNGYDWDFSGGGVTYTTSPTTSLSNIQAAWVFDGTGGGTTAAYADIAGNPTDDPASFEIWFNPTDAIGQEIIFETGGNGQGTSLSLNGATLELLVQKGSTTALATYDLATEIAADEFIQVMAVIDNASAVPDVYLYVNGHLVDSVMDVAGLTSWANADASGLGAVNGETATSNTSNFQGEIAAVRLYESALPSGSIHTNYESTATAAASTLTASNLDTSATIGDVTLNGNGSFTYTPQSGFTGVDTFSYTATNGGNSDTATVSITVTGLNNNAPVITGGQTFNVSEVASNGTSLGTAAATDADAGTTFSNWTITGGNVDGIFAINSSTGEITVADNSNLDFETTTSYTLSLTVSDGANTSSSQTVAITVTDVNDSTPVITGGQTFSVSEAAGNGASLGMVAVTDADAGTTFSSWTITSGNADGIFAINSSTGAITVADNSNLDFETTTSYTLSLTVSDGSNTSSSQTVAITVTDVNDSAPVIPSGQTFSVSEAAVTGASLGTVVASDADAGTTFSSWTITGGNADGIFGINSNTGEITIADDSNLDFETTTSYTLSLTVSDGTNSSSSQTVAIGITAANDNTPAITGGQTFSVSESALNGTSLGTVAATDADAGTTFSNWTITGGNTDNIFSINSSTGEITVADNSNLDFETTTSYTLSLSVSDGANTSTVQTVGIGVTAANDSAPVITAGHTFSVSEAAPDGTSLGTVTATDPDAGTTFSGWTITGGNTAGIFAIDSSTGEITVADNSNLDFESAATYTLSLTVSDGINTSSSQTVAITVTDVNDSAPVIADGQSFSVSEAAANGASLGTAVATDREAGTTFSGWTITGGNTDGIFGINSSTGEITVTDNSNLDFETTTSYTLSLTVSDGTNTSSTQTIFIGVTNQNETPVAQDDSYSVTEGNSLNASALLGVINNDSDVDGNPLAVTLISSPAFASAFTLNADGSFSYTHNGSETTNDSFTYQISDGFGGIATATVTLSVSPANDEPTVSAIADASTTEDAPLGPINFTVGDNDSAVNSLIVTASSNDQSVIADADITITGTGANRSVSLSPVTNAVGTATITISVSDGSSITTTNFDVTVTPVNDAPTIASIPDIVTTEDTLTASANFTVSDIDTSDSALNVTATSSNQSLISDSNIVVRNSGGTRQVQFAPQANAFGGPATITVTVSDGIASASTTFDVTVLPVNDVPVFSSPVNHRYDLGTGESVLVSSPGLLAGVTDVEGDALTVVLDTMPSQGTLTVQADGSFTYQANTEFTGSDSFRFYVSDGSGNSTARTVIVQAPVTVPAPSTDTGTMPQDGASQPTAGDETNSGDDANASDGSESPDGTTPTATAPNFTDDDDNDEVPQVVVGEDDDTDAFAAFQATLAGETQYEFGFDLTVAVAAEGSDRVENSALKSLEQQARELWLLNGGDPKGLVTSVDTQLFGYERFAELRGTVHHVTGFEDKLDSEYTFNDITTSTVAVAGTSIVIGSVLTAMRTGMLALGLLSQLPVWTWFDPLLVMDGVGGGEEGDSLQDIVDRQNAGDKKKNE
- a CDS encoding serine/threonine protein kinase: MDVNSRSKKQQRRIGKYVLLERLGFGGMSRVFSAIADDTQGKVALKITPVDNNSDVEFIDFQREVAIGRRLQHPHVVSAIECGCCDGRLFLAMPIVEGATLSNMTRLRDPLRKPASQRSRVFDDEWALPWVEGNWPHLARIAAQLSSALAACHAAGVIHRDIKPSNILMDRDGDVFLADFGLAVMHGQPSRFEVTNKDGTARYLPPEVFSKQRDGRSDIYSLGLTLHELATGRKPWGNIHHEVIRATRTEFRVPSVRSIRPEVPIELAACIDQAAADKPGRRFQTADAMQQAFLAAASRMPSDRLVAPIKIASKSIAR
- a CDS encoding inositol monophosphatase family protein, with protein sequence MSPPSTSPHQSRLQFALDVTEKATKLILGHYQSQTLGIESKADDSPVTVADRGAETLIRDALAEKFPDDGILGEEFDDVAGSNGYRWILDPIDGTKPFIYGVPLFGTLVGIEFEGRMVAGVCRFPALNEVVYAAEGDGAWWQIGDGEPAKAAASTETDIAQARLMFTEPTGDLRCGRGDVLPKFLKQVRIARGWGDCYGHMLVATGRADIALDPQMSPWDIAALIPIVREAGGSCTDWKGNECVTTGDGVSIAPGLKSTVLEMLRDAPPLTTG